The Candidatus Binatia bacterium genome window below encodes:
- a CDS encoding thiamine biosynthesis protein ThiS — protein MQVLLTPQSQQVEIERAKRFMVLLEQLSTTPGTALVIRGEHVLTDNGRLSATDEIELRSVVSGG, from the coding sequence GTGCAGGTCCTTCTGACCCCGCAGAGCCAACAGGTCGAGATCGAGCGCGCGAAGCGCTTCATGGTCCTCTTGGAACAGCTCTCGACCACCCCCGGCACCGCCCTCGTCATCCGCGGAGAACACGTCCTCACGGACAACGGACGCCTCTCTGCCACCGACGAGATCGAGCTCCGCTCGGTCGTCAGCGGCGGCTGA
- a CDS encoding 1-acyl-sn-glycerol-3-phosphate acyltransferase → MNAQPSAMVERLGWLPGRLSRWLTASVHLDRKEVENLRELAQTGTVVYVLRQRSLLDYLLINWLMLREGLPLARFANGVSAGWFAPFRDALRRVFGRFRPAKRHAAPDRDAAGELVEQGQPILIFLRARRPRLLGDARERLAAARPGADLLAEIVARSRRLDRSVHLVPVSLFRGRVIRRQASRISTLAYSVHDAPNDLKKIVTYAFNREDLILRVGRVVDLEEFVSANRPMGQARIARRLTHWLQRELAHEERAVWGPLIVPRESISERVFEGPEVSAAVTRIAAEKGISERKAWREARGYFWEMAANFSGLAFGISEGLFYQIWKRAFSGVEIRGIGRVADCVKQHPVVLVPCHRSHFDYMVLSYIFRQNFLSPPHIAAGINLKFWPMGPLLRGSGAFFMKRTFEDNALYKLVFHRYLSTLIRFGYTMEFFIEGGRSRTGKILTPKLGMLGGVVRAFLQGGRRDLYLVPISIHYGRIAEESAYDAELSGEAKQKENFGALLRARSVLTQRNGTVYVTFAEPRSMKALLGDRMQRFAEGEGDPEVEEEQRRFVQKLGFQILRDVNDVAVVGATSLSSTVLLSSPRGARGHEEFARFSQMLAELLRWKGVTFTSSLERNLASGSFAEITSFLTSAKLLEEGVRELRVPPGKRKVLDFYKNNSIHFFLLPSLVAHAMLRGVPRRDLSEEVWWWLDLFRWEFPLPEREEVAAEAGRLVDYLRAYGAGVDGASAHVPLVHALVGILENFREGYWITARTAAQIGEEPVSRAKFLQRLRRYFDAAMLLGEVVKPEAATDQTFGNAISRLVEIGCLEKETRRGEKDVWLRRGPNFDDLPDIANRIGAALVVARETTLQGEQKLARVAGEASRLSA, encoded by the coding sequence GTGAACGCGCAGCCGTCGGCCATGGTCGAGCGCCTGGGCTGGCTGCCGGGCCGGCTGTCGCGCTGGCTCACCGCGAGTGTCCACCTCGACCGCAAAGAGGTCGAGAACCTCCGCGAGCTCGCTCAGACCGGGACAGTCGTCTACGTTCTACGCCAGCGCTCGTTACTCGACTATCTGTTGATCAACTGGCTGATGCTGCGGGAAGGCCTCCCCCTGGCGCGGTTCGCCAACGGCGTCAGCGCGGGCTGGTTCGCTCCGTTCCGGGACGCACTTCGGCGCGTTTTCGGCCGCTTCCGTCCCGCGAAACGTCACGCCGCCCCGGACCGCGACGCCGCCGGCGAGCTGGTCGAACAGGGTCAGCCGATCCTGATCTTTCTGCGTGCGCGGCGGCCGCGGCTCCTCGGTGATGCGCGTGAACGGCTCGCCGCGGCTCGCCCCGGGGCAGACCTGCTGGCGGAGATCGTCGCGCGGTCGCGTCGCCTGGATCGCTCGGTGCATCTGGTGCCGGTCTCGTTGTTCCGCGGACGCGTCATCCGGCGCCAGGCCAGCCGGATCTCAACTCTCGCCTACAGTGTCCACGACGCGCCGAACGACCTGAAGAAGATCGTCACGTACGCGTTCAATCGTGAAGATCTAATTCTTCGGGTCGGGCGCGTCGTCGATCTCGAGGAATTCGTCTCGGCAAATCGCCCGATGGGGCAGGCCCGTATCGCGCGCCGCCTCACCCACTGGCTGCAGCGCGAGCTTGCCCACGAGGAGCGCGCGGTGTGGGGACCCCTCATCGTTCCGCGCGAGTCGATCTCAGAGCGGGTCTTCGAAGGACCGGAGGTGAGCGCGGCCGTCACGCGGATCGCCGCCGAGAAGGGAATCTCGGAGAGGAAGGCGTGGCGGGAAGCGCGCGGTTACTTCTGGGAGATGGCCGCGAACTTCAGTGGCTTGGCCTTCGGGATCAGCGAGGGCTTGTTCTACCAGATCTGGAAGCGCGCCTTCAGCGGCGTCGAGATCCGGGGAATCGGTCGCGTCGCGGACTGCGTGAAGCAACACCCGGTCGTTCTGGTGCCGTGTCACCGAAGCCACTTCGACTACATGGTGCTCTCGTACATCTTCCGCCAGAACTTCCTTTCTCCGCCGCACATCGCGGCAGGCATCAATCTGAAGTTCTGGCCGATGGGGCCACTTCTGCGAGGGTCGGGTGCGTTCTTCATGAAGCGGACCTTCGAGGACAACGCGCTCTATAAACTCGTCTTCCATCGCTACCTCAGCACGCTCATTCGCTTCGGTTATACGATGGAGTTCTTCATCGAAGGCGGCCGGAGTCGGACGGGGAAGATCCTCACCCCGAAACTCGGCATGCTTGGAGGGGTGGTGCGGGCGTTTCTGCAGGGCGGGCGTCGCGACCTGTACCTCGTCCCCATCTCGATCCATTACGGCCGGATCGCCGAGGAGAGCGCGTACGATGCAGAGCTCTCGGGAGAAGCGAAGCAAAAGGAGAACTTCGGAGCGCTTCTCCGTGCCCGGAGCGTCCTGACGCAGCGGAACGGCACGGTGTACGTCACGTTTGCCGAGCCGCGCTCGATGAAGGCTCTGCTCGGCGACCGGATGCAGCGCTTCGCCGAAGGCGAGGGGGATCCCGAGGTCGAGGAGGAGCAGCGTCGCTTCGTTCAGAAGCTCGGCTTCCAGATTCTGCGCGACGTGAACGACGTTGCGGTCGTCGGCGCAACGTCTCTCAGCTCCACCGTCCTGCTCTCGTCACCGCGCGGCGCGCGTGGTCACGAAGAGTTCGCTCGATTCTCTCAGATGCTCGCGGAGTTGCTGCGCTGGAAGGGCGTGACGTTCACGTCGTCCCTCGAGCGCAATCTCGCCTCGGGAAGCTTCGCTGAGATTACGAGCTTCCTCACGTCGGCGAAGCTGCTCGAAGAGGGCGTGCGGGAACTCCGTGTCCCTCCCGGCAAGCGTAAGGTTCTCGACTTCTACAAGAACAACAGCATCCACTTCTTCCTGCTGCCGTCGCTCGTCGCGCACGCGATGTTGCGCGGCGTTCCGCGACGCGATCTGAGCGAAGAGGTCTGGTGGTGGCTCGATCTCTTCCGGTGGGAGTTCCCGCTCCCCGAGCGTGAAGAAGTTGCCGCGGAGGCGGGCCGACTCGTCGACTATCTTCGGGCGTACGGTGCGGGTGTCGATGGCGCCAGCGCGCATGTTCCGCTCGTCCACGCGCTCGTCGGGATCCTCGAGAACTTCCGCGAAGGGTACTGGATCACCGCGCGTACGGCTGCGCAGATCGGTGAAGAGCCGGTGTCGCGTGCGAAGTTCCTTCAACGGCTACGTCGCTACTTCGATGCAGCGATGCTGCTCGGGGAGGTCGTGAAGCCCGAAGCCGCAACCGACCAGACGTTCGGGAATGCGATCTCACGGCTCGTCGAGATCGGCTGTCTCGAGAAGGAGACGCGTCGAGGAGAGAAGGACGTCTGGCTTCGGCGCGGGCCGAACTTCGACGACCTGCCGGACATCGCGAACCGAATTGGCGCGGCACTGGTCGTTGCCCGCGAAACGACGCTGCAGGGCGAGCAGAAGCTCGCTCGGGTGGCTGGAGAGGCTTCTCGGCTGTCTGCCTGA
- a CDS encoding aminotransferase class V-fold PLP-dependent enzyme yields MIAQSPYRAVFPSAETGIHFDHAGVAPISTRVAEAIDAFTRESVENLAVRYPYWELRAEEVRAACARLSGAESRQVAFVKNTSEALSFVAAGLDWKPGDVILTVDEEFPSNMYPWWDLQRIGVETRMLPASAVVGDLDEVVAALDARVRMLAISAVAYGTGDRRPLAALGELCRSRDVLLVVDAIQALGAVSVDLSGEGLDCVAADGHKWICAPEGAGFMALSDRLLDRLRPVELGWKSVVESSRHYPYQFQVRTDAAKLEAGSLNLMALHGLGAAVDLALEATLPEIEARIGGLASGLAEGLRLRDRRLLGARGGAGTPAPSGIVTFEPKAKPERLRQELWARGVVCKVRLGGLRLAPHHYQDDHHVSDFFDRLDDAEEQLS; encoded by the coding sequence ATGATTGCTCAGTCACCGTATCGCGCTGTATTCCCCAGCGCGGAGACCGGAATTCACTTTGATCACGCAGGGGTCGCACCGATCTCCACGCGGGTGGCCGAAGCGATCGACGCCTTCACGCGAGAATCGGTCGAGAACCTCGCCGTCCGGTATCCGTACTGGGAACTTCGAGCCGAGGAGGTGCGGGCGGCGTGCGCGAGGTTGTCCGGTGCCGAGTCGCGGCAGGTCGCCTTTGTGAAGAATACGTCCGAGGCCCTGTCCTTCGTCGCGGCGGGCCTCGATTGGAAGCCGGGTGACGTGATCCTGACCGTCGACGAGGAGTTCCCGTCGAACATGTACCCCTGGTGGGATCTGCAGCGGATTGGGGTCGAGACCCGGATGCTCCCGGCCTCGGCTGTCGTGGGCGACCTGGACGAGGTCGTGGCGGCCCTCGACGCGCGGGTCCGGATGCTCGCGATCTCGGCGGTGGCCTACGGGACCGGCGACCGCCGGCCTCTCGCCGCGCTTGGCGAACTCTGCCGGAGTCGCGATGTGCTCCTCGTCGTCGATGCCATTCAGGCGCTCGGCGCCGTATCCGTGGACCTCTCCGGGGAGGGGCTGGACTGCGTAGCGGCGGACGGGCACAAGTGGATCTGTGCTCCGGAAGGAGCCGGCTTCATGGCCCTCTCCGATCGGTTGCTCGATCGACTTCGCCCCGTCGAACTCGGCTGGAAGAGCGTCGTAGAGAGCAGCCGTCACTATCCGTACCAATTCCAAGTGCGAACCGACGCGGCCAAGCTCGAAGCAGGAAGCCTCAACCTGATGGCCCTCCACGGCCTCGGAGCGGCAGTGGACCTCGCGCTCGAGGCAACCCTGCCGGAGATCGAGGCCCGAATCGGCGGGTTGGCGAGCGGGCTGGCCGAGGGACTGCGCCTTCGGGATCGCCGTCTCCTCGGAGCCCGAGGTGGCGCGGGGACGCCCGCGCCGTCGGGAATCGTCACGTTCGAGCCCAAGGCCAAGCCCGAACGCCTGCGCCAGGAGCTCTGGGCGCGGGGTGTCGTGTGCAAAGTGCGTCTCGGAGGGTTGCGACTCGCACCGCACCACTACCAAGATGATCACCACGTGTCGGATTTCTTCGATCGCCTGGATGACGCCGAGGAGCAGCTCTCGTGA
- a CDS encoding RluA family pseudouridine synthase → MAFPAQNVRFLRVTEEDRGVRLDAFVGAALGVGRRTAARLPSEARVNGRRAVKGRHLLPGDEVSLAETPVSEQGDGAPPETISEDGDLLILAKPAGLPTVAMAGKSGPSVAQWLERHHPECTGLGRAGESGLVHRLDNGTSGLLLAARTASAYAALRSQFSEHTITKTYLAIVDGELVDPVTIDAAIGQHRKSRTRVRALSEGPHPRYAITPATSEVRPLRALGRATLVEARTNTGARHQIRAHLAHVGHPLVGDVRYGGTPTPAIPDYMLHASEVAWRDVVTGAPRTAQREAPAVWEDAMASLSGAHPAPPSDRD, encoded by the coding sequence GTGGCTTTCCCGGCGCAGAATGTGAGGTTCCTTCGGGTGACCGAGGAGGACCGCGGCGTACGCCTCGACGCCTTCGTCGGCGCGGCACTCGGCGTGGGCCGCCGGACGGCGGCCCGCCTGCCGTCCGAGGCCCGGGTGAACGGTCGGCGCGCGGTGAAGGGACGCCATCTACTCCCCGGCGACGAAGTCTCCCTGGCCGAGACTCCCGTCTCGGAACAAGGCGACGGCGCACCACCCGAGACGATCAGCGAGGACGGCGACCTGCTGATCCTCGCAAAGCCAGCGGGCCTCCCCACCGTAGCCATGGCCGGAAAGAGCGGCCCTTCGGTGGCGCAATGGCTCGAACGCCACCATCCCGAGTGTACGGGCCTCGGGCGAGCCGGAGAATCCGGGCTCGTCCACCGCCTCGACAACGGCACGTCCGGGTTGTTGTTGGCCGCGCGCACCGCATCCGCATACGCGGCGCTGCGGAGCCAATTCAGCGAGCACACGATCACCAAGACCTACCTGGCCATCGTGGACGGCGAGTTGGTCGACCCCGTGACGATCGACGCCGCGATCGGCCAGCATCGCAAGAGCCGCACCCGCGTCCGGGCGCTGTCGGAAGGCCCGCACCCCCGCTACGCGATCACGCCGGCAACGAGCGAGGTCCGCCCGCTGCGCGCTCTGGGTCGTGCAACTCTGGTGGAAGCCCGCACGAACACCGGAGCCCGGCATCAGATCCGGGCCCATCTGGCCCACGTGGGCCATCCCCTCGTGGGCGACGTTCGCTACGGCGGCACGCCAACCCCGGCGATCCCCGACTACATGCTCCATGCGTCCGAGGTCGCGTGGCGCGACGTCGTGACCGGTGCCCCGAGGACCGCGCAGCGCGAAGCCCCGGCGGTCTGGGAGGACGCGATGGCCTCGCTGTCGGGCGCGCACCCTGCTCCTCCATCCGACCGGGACTGA